ACCATGTGCAAGCGACGGACACGTTTACAATCATTAATCTGCATTATGCACTTTCCTTTTCCAAAATCACCTTTGCAATCTTGTCGGCCGCATCAGGCATTCCAAGCTTCTTTGCCGCAGCCGCCATCTTGGCCAGTTTCTCGCTATCGAACAGCAGGGATTCCACCTTGTCCCACAAATGATTCTCGTCGCTGTCCAGCTCCACCAAGGCAGCCCCCGCCTTTTCAACGGCACGGGCGTTGTGTTCCTGATGGTTTGCCGTAGCATGGGGGAACGGGAGCAAAATAGAGGGCTTGCCGAAGGCAAGGATTTCTGCCAGGGCCGAAGCTCCTGCGCGGCTGATAATCAGATCCGCATGTTTCATGTAGGCGTAGATCCCGTTCAAGAATCCCTTCACCGACACGTTGGGCAGAATTCCCAGACGACCAGTAATGTCATCTACATTCTTGACACCTACCTGCCACACCACGGAAACGTCCTCGTTCCCGGTAATCCGGCCGATACTTTCTTCAATTTTCGTATTGATGCCAACGGCCCCCTGAGAGCCCCCCACGATAAACACGGCCTTCTTGCCCTCGCGGAATTCCACGGGGCGTTCCAGGCTGTCTTCGGCAGGCAATTCACGGACGGGGTTTCCAAAAATCATGGTCTTTCCTGCCGGGAAATACTTGGCGGCATCTTCGGAGGTCACAAAAACGGTCTTCGCGTATCGAGCGCCCATCTTGTTGGCAATTCCCGCCACCGCATTCTGTTCCTGCAGATAAACAGGTATGCCCATGCTGCCTGCGGCAAGGACGATCGGGAGCGAAACGTAACCGCCCGTCGCCACCACCACGTCGGGTTTCACCTTGCGGATTACCTTCTTGGCATTGGACAGGGACTTGAGCAACTTGTAGGGCAGCGCCAGGTTCTTGAGGAACGGACCGCGATGGAGAGGCTCTGCGGTAATGTATTCGTAGGGCCAATTGCCTGCCACCAAGCGTTCTTCCATAGAATTCTTACGACCGGCAAAGGTAATATCTTCAACACCCATTTTCTTGAGGCTTTCGGCAATCGCCACAGCCGGGAAAATGTGTCCGCCGGTTCCACCGCACACAAAAAGGAACTTTTTCATCGTCCACTCCTTGAAGTTTCATAATCCGTACGGGGGCGAGTATCCGTCCTGTCCCCGTTTTTCATATAGGGTTCCCAGATTTTCGTGCCTGTTCCCGGTTTCGAGATGTTCAAAAGGATCCCGATGAACAGGGCCGAGAAAATCAGGTTAGTTCCGCCAAAGCTGAGGAAAGGCAAGGGCTGTCCTGTGGTGGGGAAAAGCCCCGTACTCACACAGACATGCACCAAGAAATTCAGGAACAGGGAAATCGTCAAAGCCACAGCCATGTACTTTCCGAAACGGCTAGAAGAATTGCGGGCGATTTCAAAGCCCTGGTAGAACAACATTCCAAAAAGAAGGAGAATGGCAAAAGTCCCCACAAAGCCGAACTCCTCGCCTATCACCGCATAGACCACGTCTTTGTGGGCCTCGGGCAGGTAGCCCAGTTTCTGCACGCCCATGCCGAAGCCGGTCCCGAAAAATCCTCCGTTCCCGAGAGCTTCAAGAGCGTGTTCTCCCTGGTAGGCCGAATTCTGGTTCTCCGCCGGATTGAAGAACGCCATCAGGCGCTTGGAAGTGTGGGACTTGATCAAAAGCACAATCAGGCCCACCGGAATACATGCCGCAAGAGAGATGGCAATGTACTTGAACCGGGCTTCCGCCACAAACAAAACCGCAAGGGTGATGCCCGCAAACAGGAGCAACATAGAGAAATTCGGCTGCAGGGCCAAGAGGATTGCCGAAATCCCGAAGGGAATCGCCGGCTGTATCAGGCTGCATTTCAGGGTCTTGATTTCGGTACCTGCCACCGCAAGTTTCGCGCATATCCAAGAAATCAGGCCCAGTTTCAAGATTTCAGAGGGCTGGATTCCCCAAATCCAACGGTTGGCGCCCTTGACGCTACCGCCGGCCACAATGGCCGCCACCGTAAGCACCGCCCCGATAATGAACACCACGCGGGAGCCCTTCATCCACACGCTGTAATCGACCTTCGAAACAACGAACATGATAACCAGGGCAGCAAGGACCTTCCACAGGTGGGCCTTCAGGTAGAATTCCGGAGAAAGTCCCCGTTGCAGGGCATGAGGCGTAGACGCCGTATAAACTACGGCTATGCCGAAGCATATCAGCAAGAGCGTTGCAAGCAACAGCCACTTGTTTACGCCTATGGTCTGCATGTTATTCATCTAAAGACAGTTCCTTATACCTTTAAGCCTTGGACACCAGAGAAAGTTTCAGCAGGGCATCTACTACCTGCTCCATTTTCATTCCGCGGGAGCCCTTGACCAAGAGCACGTCGCCCTTGCTCACCACGTCCGAAAGGAAAACGATGGCGTCCTGCACAGTGTCAAAATGTTCCACGCAGGCCATGCCTTTTTCCTTCGCTCCCTTCACATAGTTCTTCGCTTCTTCGCCAACAGTCACCAACAAGTCAAAGTTCATTTCGGGAACCAGCGCCCCGATACTCCGGTGCAGTTCCTTGGATTCCTTGCCCAGTTCCAGCATATCGCCAAGGACCGCAATACGGCTACCTTCCACATTCATGTTACCGATGGTCTGCAGGGCCATGCGGGTAGAAGAGGGGTTCGCGTTGTAGCAGTCGGACACAATCTTGAAACCGTCGCCCTTCTTGATTTCCATGCGCATGTTGGTGGCGCGGAAATTCTTGAGCACCTTGGCGATTTCCGCCTTAGGGATACGGAAGGCCTCGCCCACGGCAATAGCTGCCAGGGCATTGTACAGGTTATGGGTTCCGGGCACGTTCAGCACAAAGTGGGTGCGGCCCACGTAAAAGTCGGCGCAGGCGTTTTCGTTCCAGCTAAGTTTTTCGGGTTTCACCACACCACGGCGGAGCCCGAAGGTTACCACCTTGTAGTTTTTGGTGGATTTCACCTTGCAAAGCCTCGGGTCGTCGGCGTTCACAATGAGGGTGCCGTTCTTCTTGAGGCCTGCGGTAATGGTAATCTTTTCGCGGAAAACACCGTCCAGGTCGCCCAGGCGTTCCAGGTGAGAAGCGCCGATGTTGGTGATCACCGCCACGTCGGGTTCTGCCGCCAGAGAAAGAGGGCGGATTTCGTCGGGACCGCTGGTGCCCATCTCCACCACGGCGGCTTCGTGCTTGTGCTTCAGCTGGAAAAGGGTCATGGGCACGCCGATATGGTTGTTGAAGTTTCCGGCGGTGGCGTGGGTTACGAACTTGGAAGAAAGCACCGCCTTCACCATTTCCTTGGTAGTGGTCTTGCCGTTACTTCCGGTAATGGCCACCTTCTTCACCTTGAAAAGTCTCTGGTAACCCTTGGCCAGCTTGAGCAACGCCTTGGTGGTATCATCTACAGGCGCATAGGCCTTGAAGGTTTCGTTTTGGGTAGAGTATTCTTCCACGGCTGTCTGGTTTACAACGCTCATGAGCGCCCCTTCCTTTTCCATCTGGTTTACAAACTTGTGGGCGTCAAAACGGACACCCTTGATAGGC
The Fibrobacter sp. DNA segment above includes these coding regions:
- the murG gene encoding undecaprenyldiphospho-muramoylpentapeptide beta-N-acetylglucosaminyltransferase; protein product: MKKFLFVCGGTGGHIFPAVAIAESLKKMGVEDITFAGRKNSMEERLVAGNWPYEYITAEPLHRGPFLKNLALPYKLLKSLSNAKKVIRKVKPDVVVATGGYVSLPIVLAAGSMGIPVYLQEQNAVAGIANKMGARYAKTVFVTSEDAAKYFPAGKTMIFGNPVRELPAEDSLERPVEFREGKKAVFIVGGSQGAVGINTKIEESIGRITGNEDVSVVWQVGVKNVDDITGRLGILPNVSVKGFLNGIYAYMKHADLIISRAGASALAEILAFGKPSILLPFPHATANHQEHNARAVEKAGAALVELDSDENHLWDKVESLLFDSEKLAKMAAAAKKLGMPDAADKIAKVILEKESA
- a CDS encoding cell division protein FtsW, coding for MNNMQTIGVNKWLLLATLLLICFGIAVVYTASTPHALQRGLSPEFYLKAHLWKVLAALVIMFVVSKVDYSVWMKGSRVVFIIGAVLTVAAIVAGGSVKGANRWIWGIQPSEILKLGLISWICAKLAVAGTEIKTLKCSLIQPAIPFGISAILLALQPNFSMLLLFAGITLAVLFVAEARFKYIAISLAACIPVGLIVLLIKSHTSKRLMAFFNPAENQNSAYQGEHALEALGNGGFFGTGFGMGVQKLGYLPEAHKDVVYAVIGEEFGFVGTFAILLLFGMLFYQGFEIARNSSSRFGKYMAVALTISLFLNFLVHVCVSTGLFPTTGQPLPFLSFGGTNLIFSALFIGILLNISKPGTGTKIWEPYMKNGDRTDTRPRTDYETSRSGR
- a CDS encoding UDP-N-acetylmuramoyl-tripeptide--D-alanyl-D-alanine ligase, producing MLKLDLTIGEMLKILETEPVGVAPKVLKRKVNLCMDSRESAKGVVFWPIKGVRFDAHKFVNQMEKEGALMSVVNQTAVEEYSTQNETFKAYAPVDDTTKALLKLAKGYQRLFKVKKVAITGSNGKTTTKEMVKAVLSSKFVTHATAGNFNNHIGVPMTLFQLKHKHEAAVVEMGTSGPDEIRPLSLAAEPDVAVITNIGASHLERLGDLDGVFREKITITAGLKKNGTLIVNADDPRLCKVKSTKNYKVVTFGLRRGVVKPEKLSWNENACADFYVGRTHFVLNVPGTHNLYNALAAIAVGEAFRIPKAEIAKVLKNFRATNMRMEIKKGDGFKIVSDCYNANPSSTRMALQTIGNMNVEGSRIAVLGDMLELGKESKELHRSIGALVPEMNFDLLVTVGEEAKNYVKGAKEKGMACVEHFDTVQDAIVFLSDVVSKGDVLLVKGSRGMKMEQVVDALLKLSLVSKA